One window of Triticum dicoccoides isolate Atlit2015 ecotype Zavitan chromosome 5A, WEW_v2.0, whole genome shotgun sequence genomic DNA carries:
- the LOC119304121 gene encoding probable receptor-like protein kinase At5g24010: MASPPGAARLAALLLLALLAGPAASRFAPADNHLIACGATAPAVLPDGRRFVPDSGCASMTLRSAAPALPSAAPAAPAPAPPSPLHAAARVFSCHASYDLAVRRRGRHVLRLHFYPFSPALASARFHVGAGGFLLLHNFTASSPVVKDFLLPVDADVLVLTFVPEAGSAAFVNAIELFSAPEELVGDIATLVAADGVNRTDGLSSQVFETLYRVNVAGRKVTPFNDTLWRTWVNDEGFLVNKESSSSKAWSFGGRIAYPKDSRLMTREVAPDNVYNSARSVRSDGNLTWGFPVPARNRYLVRMHFCDIVSKALYQLYFSIYVNGHLAVKDFDISSTTGYLAYPYYIDYVVDVEDEGMLKLAIGGSKMSRPGEASGFLNGLEIMRMNKTGGGMDGDFPVVLDMGYLVSKGFREFARSLLCGLVFAGLFLVLVMLVLRLRTELKNNGTLWFSQSVDSGEGKLAKAYQLVPTKTDY; this comes from the coding sequence ATGGCCTCCCCGCCgggcgccgcccgcctcgccgccctgcTGCTCCTCGCGCTCCTCGCCGGGCCCGCCGCGTCCCGCTTCGCCCCGGCGGACAACCACCTCATCGCCTGCGGCGCGACGGCCCCGGCCGTCCTCCCCGACGGCCGCCGCTTCGTCCCGGACTCCGGCTGCGCGTCCATGACCCTCCGCTCCGCGGCCCCCGCCCTCCCGTCCGCCGCCCCCgctgcgcccgcgcccgcgccgccctCCCCTCTCCACGCCGCCGCGCGCGTCTTCTCCTGCCACGCCTCCTACGACCTCGCCGTGCGCCGCCGCGGGCGCCACGTCCTGCGCCTCCACTTCTACCCCTTCAGCCCCGCCCTCGCCTCCGCGCGCTTCCACGTCGGCGCCgggggcttcctcctcctccacaaCTTCACCGCCTCGTCCCCCGTCGTCAAGGACTTCCTGCTCCCCGTCGACGCCGACGTCCTCGTCCTCACCTTCGTCCCCGAGGCAGGATCCGCCGCCTTCGTCAACGCCATCGAGCTCTTCTCGGCGCCCGAGGAGCTCGTCGGCGACATCGCCACCCTCGTCGCCGCTGACGGCGTCAACCGCACCGACGGGCTCTCCTCGCAGGTCTTCGAGACGCTCTACCGGGTCAACGTCGCCGGCCGCAAGGTCACCCCGTTCAACGACACGCTGTGGCGGACATGGGTCAACGACGAGGGCTTCCTCGTCAACAAGGAATCATCCAGCAGCAAGGCATGGTCATTCGGTGGCCGGATTGCTTACCCCAAGGACAGCaggttgatgacccgagaggtggcTCCGGACAACGTCTACAACTCGGCGAGGTCGGTGAGGTCAGACGGCAATCTGACATGGGGTTTCCCTGTGCCCGCTCGCAACCGGTACCTCGTGCGCATGCACTTCTGTGACATTGTGAGCAAGGCACTGTATCAGCTCTACTTCAGTATCTATGTCAATGGTCATCTCGCAGTGAAGGATTTTGACATTTCCAGCACCACTGGATACTTGGCCTATCCGTATTACATCGACTATGTTGTGGACGTTgaggatgaagggatgctgaaactGGCCATTGGTGGCTCCAAGATGAGCCGGCCTGGAGAAGCGAGTGGTTTCCTGAATGGGCTCGAGATAATGAGGATGAACAAAACGGGTGGCGGCATGGACGGGGATTTCCCTGTTGTTCTGGACATGGGGTACCTGGTCAGTAAGGGGTTTCGGGAATTCGCTCGCTCACTGCTGTGTGGTTTAGTCTTCGCCGGGCTGTTTTTGGTTTTGGTCATGCTGGTGCTGAGGTTGAGGACCGAGCTGAAAAACAATGGAACGCTTTGGTTCAGCCAGTCAGTGGATTCTGGTGAGGGGAAGTTGGCTAAAGCATATCAGCTTGTGCCCACCAAGACTGACTATTAA